The Enterococcus rotai genome includes a window with the following:
- a CDS encoding BMC domain-containing protein yields the protein MKHDALGMVETRGMIGSIEAADAMVKAANVSLIGKEFVGGGIVTVMVRGDVGAVKAATDAGAAAAERVGELLSVHVIPRPHSEVENILPNR from the coding sequence ATGAAACATGATGCATTAGGAATGGTAGAAACAAGAGGAATGATTGGATCGATCGAAGCAGCAGATGCAATGGTCAAAGCTGCCAATGTTTCACTAATTGGAAAAGAATTTGTCGGTGGCGGTATTGTCACTGTTATGGTCAGAGGAGATGTTGGTGCGGTCAAAGCTGCAACCGATGCAGGTGCTGCGGCAGCTGAACGTGTTGGCGAGTTATTATCTGTACACGTTATTCCACGTCCACATAGTGAAGTTGAAAATATTTTACCAAATAGATAA
- a CDS encoding MerR family transcriptional regulator encodes MNNTKICKKTNQMYSIGEVAKLCNVSRKTLRFYEQLGLLKPDHVSEENSYRYYTEETMNSIPVIKYYKQMGFKLQEMKGVQHSGDYFFQENIFLTKLEELKLEERRIRNSYTAVSDWLGLIREGTLASENKLQSVNVKYFEQENYVFLEQEFCHNYMDAVINIPWVNYLEEQNCAITGPVILRFEDCEAGDFQCSKMMIMQKPIGVPNPKMPRRNIGGQMFLSSYHIGNLANLAQQYKKMQAWAKENNYQCKNEVYQRYVIDYWSTMNVDNFVVELLIPAEKIRV; translated from the coding sequence ATGAATAATACAAAAATATGTAAAAAGACTAATCAAATGTACTCAATTGGTGAAGTTGCCAAATTATGTAATGTTTCCCGCAAAACATTACGTTTTTATGAGCAATTAGGATTATTGAAACCAGATCATGTAAGTGAGGAAAATAGTTATCGGTATTACACAGAAGAAACAATGAACAGTATTCCTGTAATCAAATATTACAAACAAATGGGTTTTAAGCTACAGGAAATGAAAGGGGTTCAACATTCAGGGGACTATTTCTTTCAAGAAAATATATTCTTAACGAAATTAGAGGAATTAAAGCTTGAAGAACGAAGAATCCGTAATAGCTATACCGCTGTTTCAGATTGGCTAGGTTTGATTAGAGAAGGCACTTTAGCCAGTGAAAACAAATTACAGAGTGTGAACGTTAAATATTTTGAGCAGGAAAACTATGTATTTTTAGAGCAAGAGTTTTGCCATAACTATATGGATGCTGTGATCAATATTCCTTGGGTAAACTATTTAGAAGAACAAAACTGTGCGATTACTGGACCGGTCATTCTTCGATTTGAGGATTGTGAAGCAGGTGATTTTCAATGTTCAAAAATGATGATCATGCAAAAACCGATTGGTGTACCAAATCCTAAGATGCCAAGACGGAACATAGGTGGGCAAATGTTTTTATCCAGTTATCATATTGGAAATTTGGCTAACTTGGCACAACAATACAAAAAGATGCAAGCCTGGGCAAAAGAAAATAATTATCAATGCAAAAATGAAGTCTATCAACGCTATGTCATTGATTACTGGTCAACAATGAATGTCGATAATTTTGTGGTTGAGTTGTTGATTCCAGCAGAAAAAATTAGGGTGTGA